The nucleotide window CGATTTTACGATATCAGGAATAGCTCAATTAACAGAAGCTGAAAGAAATTTTATCTATCTAGATGTAATGTTTTGCTTGTTACTTTCAGTGGTTATTCAATTATACAATTACCATCGTTTAAACTATGAGTTTCATCAAAATATTAAAGAAATTCAAAAACAAGCATCAAAAGATGCAGAGGAAAAAACGAATTTCTTAAACACAATGAGTCATGAAATTAGAACTCCTTTAAACGCTATTAACGGTTTATCCTATATTTTAAAAACAGAAAATCCTGAAGATCATCAAATTAATTACATCAATTCTATAGAATATTCTGGAAAGAACCTTATGAACATGCTAAATAATTATTTAGAGTTTAGTAAGTATCAAGGAGATATGATTGAGTTAGAAATAAGATCATGTACCATACAAGAAATCATTAAAGAATTAGCCATTCAATATGAAGTTGAATGCGAAAATAAAGGGATTCTATTTGAATTAAATCTAGATGAAGACATTCCTGATGTGCAGTTAGATGAAGATAAATTCATTAGAGTAATAGACAATTTAATGTCTAATGCTATCAAGTTTACAAAAAACGGTTTAATTTCTTTAAGCGTAAAAGAAAAAACTCAGAATACCAATACCTCTGAAATAGAGATTATTGTAAAAGATTCTGGACTAGGAATATCTAGCACAAAACAACACCTAATCTTAGATAAGAACGACTATATCTACTCTTTAATTAAAAATGATAATAAAATTGGCCTTGGGTTACCTATTGTAAAACACATTTTAGAGTTAATGAATAGTAAACTATCTATAAAAAGCAAACTTGGTTTAGGTAGCTTATTTCAATTTACACTTGAGCTACAAAAATCATCTTTAGAAGTAGACGAAAATGAAGCTTTAGAAAAGGAAAATAAATTAAAAATTATAGGAAGAAGAGTACTGATTGTAGATGATAACAATCTAAACATTTTAGTTGCTCAAAAATTTCTGGAGAAAGAAGAGTTGATTGTAGATTCTGCAAATAATGGTTTGGAAGCTGTAGATAAAATGAAAGCAAAAGATTTTGATTTGGTTTTAATGGATATTCATATGCCAAAATTAAATGGATTTAAAGCCACAGAAAAAATCAGGAAATTTAATACTAAAACACCAATATATGCAATGTCTGGTTCTGTTTTAGATGACATTAAAGAGGAGTTGCAATATTATGGTTTGAATGGTTTAATTACCAAACCCTTTAAACCAAGTGAGCTTATAGAAACCTTAAAAAACAATATAGGCTATGAATAATATTTTAGGAACAAGAATATCTACAAGAAGATTCGATTTGCTAAAAGCCTATTTGTATATAGGTACAGCCATAGCTAGTTCATTTTGGTTAGTTAGTTTTTATATAGATAGCTACTACCTTCGTTTTCTATTTACCATATGTGTTGCACTCTGTTTTACATCTTTATATTTTCTATATAGAAAACCTAAAGTTGCTAGAATGATTTTTGTTATTGATTATTTTATTACAGTGATAGTATGTACACCATTAATTGGTAAAGAAGGTATGTTCGATATTTTTTACGGGTTTTATTTTCTGTTAATCACTCTTTTATTTTCTTTTAGAAAAGAAAAAAAACATATCATATTTTTCTTTGTAATAACAAGCATAGCTTGGGTTTCTCTAATTGCTTGGAATTATGTTGGTCTAAACCTTGCTGAGATTGCACCAGAAAATGCTTCTAAGTACTTCTACCCTATTACGTTTTTAGGAAATTTTATTTTCTTATCCTCTACACTAGTTTCTTTTTCTCAAAAAAATTCAAGGTATTCCAAGATTGTAAATGATAAAAAAAATGAAGCTCTAAAAATTTTAAAATTAAAAAACATATTCTTGAATGCGATCAATGAGGAAATTAGAGAACCTTTAAATTCTATTATTGGCTTAACACACATTTTAAAAGAGAATAATCCAAGAAAAGATCAAGAAGAATACTTAAAATCGTTAAACTCTTCTGGTGTAAGTTTATTAGAGTTATTTACTAATGTAATAAATATAAATACCTTAGAATCTAAGAAGGTTAGTCTTAATAATTCATCTACAGATTTAAACGCATTAATTGCTAATATTGTACAAATACACAAAACAGCTTGTGGCCAAAAAAATGTAAATCTAACTGCGAAAATAAATCCTAAATTTCCAAAGATTTTAATTGATCATGTTAGATATCAACAAATTCTAAATAATCTTGTTTCTAATGCAGTAAAGTTTACAAATGAAGGTGCAATCTCTATCAAAATAAAAATAAAGAAAAAAACAAAAAACACAATCACCTTTTCTACAAATGTTATAGACTCAGGTATTGGAATTTCTAAAGATAAATTAGGATTAATTTGGCAAAATTTCACACAGGCTTCTAACTCAACTTCTAGGCTTTATGGAGGTTCTGGCTTAGGTTTACCTATTGTAAAAAATATAATTAAAAGTATGGGTGGCGAAATTCAGGTAGAAAGTACACCAAATAAAGGTTCTCATTTCTATTTTGATATTACTGCCAATTTAGATAAGCCTAAGAAATTAAGAATAAGAAAAAATAAGAAGGCCAAAAAATCGAATGCAATAGCTTCTCAAGAAATAACCAACAAGAGAATATTAGTTACAGATGATAACAAAATTAATATTCTGGTTCTTAAAAAAATATTGGAAAAAGAAAATGCAATTGTAGAAGAGGCTTACAATGGATTAGAAGCTGTAGAAGCAGCAAAAGCCATTAAGTACGACTTAATTATTATGGATTTGAATATGCCAATTATGAGTGGAGAAAAAGCCATAGAAAACATTAGAAAGTTTAACAAAAATATTCCTATAATAATTATTACAGCCTCTAACAGTTTTAATTTAGAAGATTTTAAAAATCAGAATATTAGCTATACTATTCGTAAACCATTTGTTCCTAAAGATTTACTACAAAATGTAAAAAAAGCAATTTTATCTTAAGTATGATTTTGTAACAATATTATTCAAAAATTGGCTAATCAAACAATTACATAAATTATTAGTTCTTTTTTAGATTTTTTGTTAAATTTAACCAACCCAACAATTATCATTAGTCACCTGATTAATGTAGCGTAAATATAATCAATGTCAAATACCAGAAAAAAGATTCAATCTAAGCGACTTATTCGCAATTTATATAGATTGAGTATGTTTGCTGCAGTTTTTGGAGTTTTAGGTTTCATTTTTGGTCTTTACTTAGATTTAGAATATTTAGCTCTTTATCATCTTGTAAGTGCATTTGCCTATTTAGCAACTGCATTATTGGCTAAAAAACAACAGCTATTAATAGCAAGAGTTATATTTTTTCTATTTATTAATTTAGGTATAGCTGTTACCTCTTCTTTTATTGGCAAACCTGGTAGTGTAGAGTATTTATTTATGAATGCTATTGCACTTCCTTTTATGATGTTCTCTTTTAAGAAAGAAAA belongs to Polaribacter dokdonensis and includes:
- a CDS encoding response regulator; its protein translation is MSNKLSISFRKATSRTAVLFSLIFLNGFIFCYITGITTYRNYLLLFSAVSFSVVFLTKLKNTLIPRIVLLVTLYLGIFFYSLVYGASGCVEIFLLVIVGMVFGMFSYEKEKWYIYFFAVITLVIWLTLYLNDFTISGIAQLTEAERNFIYLDVMFCLLLSVVIQLYNYHRLNYEFHQNIKEIQKQASKDAEEKTNFLNTMSHEIRTPLNAINGLSYILKTENPEDHQINYINSIEYSGKNLMNMLNNYLEFSKYQGDMIELEIRSCTIQEIIKELAIQYEVECENKGILFELNLDEDIPDVQLDEDKFIRVIDNLMSNAIKFTKNGLISLSVKEKTQNTNTSEIEIIVKDSGLGISSTKQHLILDKNDYIYSLIKNDNKIGLGLPIVKHILELMNSKLSIKSKLGLGSLFQFTLELQKSSLEVDENEALEKENKLKIIGRRVLIVDDNNLNILVAQKFLEKEELIVDSANNGLEAVDKMKAKDFDLVLMDIHMPKLNGFKATEKIRKFNTKTPIYAMSGSVLDDIKEELQYYGLNGLITKPFKPSELIETLKNNIGYE
- a CDS encoding ATP-binding response regulator, whose protein sequence is MNNILGTRISTRRFDLLKAYLYIGTAIASSFWLVSFYIDSYYLRFLFTICVALCFTSLYFLYRKPKVARMIFVIDYFITVIVCTPLIGKEGMFDIFYGFYFLLITLLFSFRKEKKHIIFFFVITSIAWVSLIAWNYVGLNLAEIAPENASKYFYPITFLGNFIFLSSTLVSFSQKNSRYSKIVNDKKNEALKILKLKNIFLNAINEEIREPLNSIIGLTHILKENNPRKDQEEYLKSLNSSGVSLLELFTNVININTLESKKVSLNNSSTDLNALIANIVQIHKTACGQKNVNLTAKINPKFPKILIDHVRYQQILNNLVSNAVKFTNEGAISIKIKIKKKTKNTITFSTNVIDSGIGISKDKLGLIWQNFTQASNSTSRLYGGSGLGLPIVKNIIKSMGGEIQVESTPNKGSHFYFDITANLDKPKKLRIRKNKKAKKSNAIASQEITNKRILVTDDNKINILVLKKILEKENAIVEEAYNGLEAVEAAKAIKYDLIIMDLNMPIMSGEKAIENIRKFNKNIPIIIITASNSFNLEDFKNQNISYTIRKPFVPKDLLQNVKKAILS